A stretch of the uncultured Desulfobacter sp. genome encodes the following:
- a CDS encoding restriction endonuclease subunit S — protein sequence MKRVQLGEIADVIAGQSPPSKTYNSVEDGLPFFQGKADFQEKYPKVRMWCNSEKRKEAEPGDILISVRAPVGSVNLCDRLSIIGRGLSAIRPRSGIHAGYLYYFFKINEDRIANLGTGSTFKSITQDILKKIKVPIPFKNGAPDLDHQTRIATLLSKVESLIARRKKSIADLDELLKSTFLEMFGDPVWNEKRWDQKPIDDFVDKYKNGLSPSKNGRVKGKVFTLSSITGNNFREIFKEAFFNGEIKNYYPTENDFLVCRGNGNINLVGKGYFFKGKDTDIIFPDTIISLTISTDKINKSFIDQLWKTRFIRSQIELCARTTSGIFKINQTALKAIRIICPPIEFQNQFAAIVEKIEILKDKYQNSFNDLETLYGALSQKAFNGELDLSRIPTTVDLKSKDIKTVVPQVGESVLTVQDKPDKTPETREQILHRLFNGVISDAKNGALFLDNFWLEAEEKLIDVMDEDAPRLGVADYDLFRDWLFEMLAQGRVVQVFNEQENRMEIRSVS from the coding sequence ATGAAAAGAGTACAGCTTGGTGAAATAGCTGATGTAATAGCTGGCCAATCGCCACCTTCAAAAACGTATAATAGTGTTGAAGATGGCTTGCCGTTTTTCCAAGGAAAAGCCGATTTCCAAGAAAAATATCCCAAAGTTAGGATGTGGTGTAACAGTGAAAAACGAAAAGAAGCTGAACCTGGAGATATTTTAATCTCTGTTCGAGCACCGGTAGGCTCTGTAAATTTATGTGATAGACTATCAATTATCGGTAGAGGCTTATCAGCCATCAGGCCCCGTTCAGGTATCCATGCTGGTTACCTCTATTATTTTTTCAAAATAAATGAAGATCGAATCGCTAATTTGGGTACGGGTTCAACCTTCAAATCAATAACTCAAGATATTCTTAAAAAAATAAAAGTTCCAATTCCTTTTAAAAATGGTGCGCCGGATTTAGATCACCAAACCCGAATCGCCACACTTCTATCCAAAGTAGAATCCCTGATTGCCAGACGCAAAAAGAGCATCGCAGATCTGGATGAGTTGTTGAAAAGCACTTTTCTGGAAATGTTTGGTGATCCGGTTTGGAATGAGAAGCGATGGGACCAAAAGCCCATTGATGATTTCGTAGATAAATATAAGAATGGTCTGTCTCCTTCCAAAAACGGAAGAGTAAAAGGTAAAGTCTTTACGTTGTCTTCAATTACTGGGAATAATTTCCGTGAAATATTTAAAGAAGCTTTTTTCAATGGGGAAATAAAAAATTATTATCCAACTGAGAATGATTTTTTGGTTTGCCGGGGGAACGGAAATATTAATCTTGTTGGAAAAGGATATTTTTTTAAGGGTAAAGATACAGACATTATATTTCCTGATACGATTATTAGTTTAACAATAAGCACGGACAAGATTAACAAATCCTTCATTGATCAGCTTTGGAAAACTCGGTTTATTAGATCTCAGATAGAGTTATGCGCGAGAACGACCAGTGGAATTTTTAAAATAAATCAAACAGCTCTGAAGGCAATTAGAATAATTTGCCCTCCGATAGAATTTCAAAATCAATTCGCTGCCATCGTAGAAAAAATCGAAATCCTAAAAGATAAATACCAAAACAGTTTCAACGATCTTGAAACCCTGTATGGTGCACTGAGCCAGAAAGCCTTCAATGGTGAACTGGACCTCAGCCGGATTCCAACCACGGTGGACTTGAAATCAAAGGATATTAAAACGGTTGTGCCTCAAGTCGGGGAATCGGTACTGACAGTTCAAGACAAACCGGATAAAACGCCGGAAACCCGGGAGCAAATTCTGCACCGCCTGTTTAACGGGGTTATATCCGATGCGAAAAACGGCGCACTGTTCCTGGACAATTTCTGGTTGGAAGCAGAAGAAAAGCTTATTGACGTCATGGATGAAGATGCACCTCGCCTGGGCGTGGCCGATTACGACCTGTTCCGGGACTGGCTCTTTGAAATGCTGGCCCAGGGTAGGGTCGTCCAGGTGTTTAACGAGCAGGAAAACCGCATGGAGATCCGCTCTGTCTCATGA
- a CDS encoding DEAD/DEAH box helicase family protein: MKTEQQTRVELIDKQLEKAGWNIDDPTQVVQEYDILVDLPEGVAETQTPYQGHQFSDYVLLGKNGTPLAVVEAKKTSKDASIGREQAKQYCYNIQKRTCGSLPFCFYTNGLEIYFWDLENYPPRKVIGYPTLDDLERLNYIRQNHKPLTRELINTQIAGRDYQIRAIRSVLEGIEKKKRSFLLVMATGTGKTRTSIALVDALMRAGHTERILFLVDRIALREQALDAFKEHLPNEPRWPNVGEKLIRMDRRIYVSTYPSMLNIIRNENKYLSPYFFDFIFIDESHRSIYNTYGEILDYFKTINLGMTATPTDLIDHNTFSLFDCENGLPTFAYTFEEAVNNTPPYLSNFHVMKIQTRFQADGISKRTIALEDQKKLLLDGVDIEEINFEGTQLEKQVINRGTNTLIVKEFMEECIKDQNGVLPGKTIFFCSSKAHARRMEEVFDTLFPQYNGELAKVMVSDDPRVYGKGGLLDQFTNQDMPRVAISVDMLDTGIDVREIVNLCFAKPVYSYTKFWQMIGRGTRLLEPAKAKPWCLEKQIFLIMDCWDNFEYFKLTPEGKKIDPGLPLPVRLFGIRLDKIETAMHLAEEDITQKEIKILRRQIDQLPASSVVIKEAAVPLNRLAEDNFWIQPNQEKFEFLRTQIKPLFRTVSDTDFKAMRFEKDVLEVSIARFSNDKRRFDVLRSGVIAQIGELPLSVHIVRRQQDLIEQSQKESYWKNVSDDALDRLVEKLGPLMKFREKDNPVSPIELDLKDKVKQKEYVEFGPEHEAVSITRYKEMVEAKILALVENNPVLLKIKEKKPVSQTDIQTLADVLTDAHPHITEELLKKVYQRPNANFIQFIRHILGVERLESFSHTVTKAFDQFIKSHTDLNSRQLEFLRLLKEFILEREKVEKKDLIQSPFTVIHPQGIRGVFSPAVINEILALTAELAA; this comes from the coding sequence ATGAAAACAGAGCAACAGACAAGGGTGGAGTTGATTGACAAACAGCTTGAAAAGGCTGGATGGAATATTGATGATCCCACTCAGGTTGTACAGGAATACGATATCCTTGTTGATCTTCCTGAGGGCGTTGCCGAGACACAAACACCTTATCAGGGCCATCAGTTCAGCGACTATGTTCTTTTGGGGAAAAACGGTACCCCCCTGGCTGTTGTGGAAGCAAAAAAAACGAGTAAGGATGCAAGCATTGGCAGAGAGCAGGCAAAACAGTATTGCTACAATATTCAGAAGCGAACTTGTGGATCTTTGCCGTTCTGTTTTTATACAAACGGATTGGAAATTTATTTTTGGGACCTTGAAAACTATCCACCCCGAAAAGTTATCGGCTACCCCACGCTGGATGATTTGGAGCGGCTGAATTATATCCGGCAAAATCATAAACCGCTTACCCGGGAATTGATAAACACGCAGATTGCCGGCCGGGATTATCAGATTCGGGCCATCCGTTCCGTTCTTGAAGGCATTGAGAAAAAGAAACGATCATTTCTGCTGGTCATGGCAACTGGTACCGGAAAAACCCGCACCAGCATTGCGTTGGTTGATGCCCTGATGCGGGCAGGCCATACGGAAAGAATCCTGTTCCTCGTGGATCGTATCGCATTGCGGGAGCAGGCATTGGATGCCTTTAAAGAGCATTTGCCCAACGAGCCCAGATGGCCCAATGTGGGGGAAAAGCTGATACGTATGGATCGCAGAATTTATGTTTCCACATATCCCAGCATGCTCAACATCATTCGCAATGAGAACAAGTATTTATCTCCATATTTTTTTGATTTTATATTTATTGATGAAAGCCATCGCTCCATTTACAACACCTACGGCGAAATTCTGGATTATTTCAAGACCATTAATCTGGGGATGACGGCAACCCCCACGGATTTGATTGACCACAATACCTTTTCCCTGTTTGATTGTGAGAATGGGCTGCCGACATTTGCCTATACCTTTGAAGAGGCGGTTAACAATACACCGCCGTACCTGAGTAACTTCCATGTGATGAAAATTCAGACCAGATTCCAGGCAGATGGCATCAGTAAACGAACCATTGCGTTGGAAGATCAAAAAAAGTTGCTGCTGGACGGCGTGGATATCGAAGAGATCAATTTTGAAGGCACCCAGCTTGAAAAACAGGTGATCAACCGGGGAACCAATACCTTGATTGTGAAAGAATTCATGGAAGAATGCATCAAGGATCAAAACGGGGTGCTGCCGGGAAAGACCATTTTCTTTTGTTCTTCAAAGGCCCATGCCCGGCGCATGGAAGAGGTGTTTGATACCCTTTTCCCGCAATACAATGGGGAGCTTGCCAAGGTGATGGTGTCCGATGACCCCAGAGTGTATGGAAAAGGAGGCCTTTTAGATCAGTTTACCAATCAGGATATGCCCCGGGTTGCCATCAGTGTGGATATGCTGGACACAGGCATTGATGTTCGGGAAATCGTCAATCTCTGTTTTGCCAAGCCGGTCTATTCCTACACCAAGTTCTGGCAGATGATCGGCCGGGGTACCCGTCTTCTGGAACCGGCCAAAGCCAAGCCCTGGTGCCTTGAAAAGCAGATCTTTTTGATCATGGACTGCTGGGATAATTTTGAGTATTTCAAGCTGACGCCGGAAGGCAAAAAGATTGATCCGGGCCTGCCGCTGCCGGTCAGGCTGTTTGGTATCAGACTGGACAAAATTGAAACAGCGATGCACCTTGCCGAAGAAGACATTACCCAAAAAGAAATTAAGATCCTTCGACGACAGATTGATCAACTGCCGGCATCCTCTGTGGTCATCAAAGAGGCGGCAGTACCGTTAAATCGTTTGGCAGAAGACAATTTCTGGATTCAGCCGAACCAGGAAAAATTTGAATTTTTACGCACTCAGATCAAACCACTGTTCAGAACTGTTTCCGATACGGACTTCAAGGCCATGCGGTTTGAAAAGGATGTACTTGAGGTCTCTATTGCACGGTTTTCCAATGATAAACGTCGGTTTGATGTCTTAAGATCCGGAGTCATCGCCCAGATCGGCGAACTGCCTTTGTCCGTGCATATTGTAAGACGGCAACAGGATTTGATTGAGCAGTCCCAAAAAGAAAGCTATTGGAAAAATGTGTCCGATGACGCATTGGATCGTCTTGTGGAAAAGCTTGGCCCTTTGATGAAATTCAGAGAAAAAGACAACCCGGTATCACCCATTGAACTGGATCTCAAAGACAAGGTAAAGCAAAAAGAATATGTTGAATTCGGGCCTGAGCATGAGGCTGTCAGCATTACCCGGTATAAGGAGATGGTGGAGGCAAAAATCCTGGCGCTGGTGGAAAACAACCCGGTGCTTTTAAAAATTAAAGAAAAGAAGCCGGTTTCTCAAACCGATATCCAGACCCTGGCTGACGTTTTGACGGATGCCCATCCCCATATTACCGAAGAGTTGTTGAAAAAAGTGTATCAACGTCCCAATGCCAATTTTATTCAGTTCATCCGCCATATTTTAGGGGTTGAACGCCTTGAATCGTTTTCTCATACCGTCACAAAAGCATTTGATCAGTTCATCAAATCACATACGGACCTGAATTCCAGACAACTGGAGTTTTTAAGGCTGCTCAAGGAATTCATCCTTGAACGGGAAAAAGTAGAGAAAAAAGATCTGATCCAGTCCCCCTTTACCGTGATTCATCCCCAGGGCATCCGGGGGGTATTCAGTCCGGCCGTTATCAATGAGATATTGGCATTGACCGCAGAGCTGGCCGCATGA
- a CDS encoding N-6 DNA methylase, producing MLQHNPELKSQIDQLWNKFWAGGISNPLTAIEQITYLLFMKRLDEMDLKKQSDAEFTGEPYISRFEDVWVPPEHRDKPKKDQEPHEVDRSTLRWSHFKRMKAEEMLTHVQTKVFPFLKDMNGAESGFTHHMKNAVFIIPKPMLLVEAVKTIDEIFRIMEKDSSDKGQAFQDIQGDVYEYLLSEIASAGKNGQFRTPRHIIKLIAELVQPQLGNRIGDPACGTGGFLLGAYQYIVTDIAGKAGNRDLKPDEDGFIRTSVSAAYDQDSKKILDQSLYGYDIDSTMIRLGMMNLMMHGIDEPLLDYKDTLSKGFNEPNQYQIIMANPPFTGSIDKGDINEDLTLSTTKTELLFVETMVRMLRKGGTAGVIVPQGVLFGSGKAFVAARKILVDRCELKAVITMPSGVFKPYAGVSTAILVFTKVYDKEDKVTEPATQNVWFYEMESDGYSLDDKRNKLDTSGDLQDIVAKFNTRDPETDTDRKNPKGFFVPYQEIKDEKYDLSPSRYKEMVFEEIEYEKPSTILDRLIANEVGDMDEIDLMKVESGIVRELLALKGMVG from the coding sequence ATGCTTCAACATAATCCTGAATTAAAATCACAGATCGACCAGCTTTGGAACAAGTTCTGGGCCGGCGGGATATCCAATCCCCTTACTGCCATCGAGCAGATTACCTATCTGCTATTTATGAAACGGCTGGATGAGATGGATTTAAAAAAGCAGTCTGATGCCGAATTTACCGGCGAGCCTTATATTTCAAGATTTGAAGACGTCTGGGTGCCGCCCGAGCACAGGGACAAGCCTAAAAAGGATCAAGAACCCCATGAGGTGGATCGCAGCACACTGCGCTGGAGCCATTTTAAGCGGATGAAGGCTGAAGAGATGCTAACCCATGTCCAGACCAAGGTGTTTCCGTTTTTAAAGGACATGAACGGGGCGGAATCCGGCTTTACCCATCACATGAAAAATGCTGTGTTCATTATCCCCAAACCCATGCTCCTGGTGGAAGCGGTCAAAACCATTGATGAAATTTTCCGGATCATGGAAAAGGATTCATCGGACAAAGGCCAGGCATTCCAGGATATCCAGGGGGATGTCTATGAGTACCTGCTCTCTGAAATCGCCTCGGCCGGGAAAAACGGTCAGTTTCGAACCCCCCGCCATATCATTAAATTGATCGCTGAACTGGTTCAGCCCCAGCTTGGGAATCGAATCGGTGATCCGGCCTGCGGTACCGGGGGCTTTCTGTTGGGGGCCTATCAGTACATCGTGACGGATATCGCCGGAAAAGCAGGGAACCGGGATTTAAAACCGGATGAGGACGGCTTTATCCGAACCTCGGTCAGCGCAGCCTATGACCAGGATTCCAAAAAGATTCTGGACCAAAGCCTTTACGGCTATGATATCGACAGCACCATGATCCGCCTGGGCATGATGAACCTGATGATGCACGGCATTGACGAGCCGTTGCTGGATTACAAGGATACCCTGAGCAAAGGGTTTAACGAACCCAACCAGTACCAGATCATCATGGCCAATCCCCCCTTTACCGGCTCCATTGACAAGGGGGACATCAACGAGGATTTAACCCTGTCCACCACCAAGACCGAACTCTTATTTGTGGAAACCATGGTACGGATGCTCCGAAAAGGGGGAACTGCCGGTGTTATCGTGCCCCAGGGCGTGCTGTTCGGCTCAGGTAAAGCCTTTGTGGCGGCCAGGAAGATCTTGGTGGATCGCTGTGAACTCAAGGCGGTCATTACCATGCCCAGCGGGGTGTTCAAACCCTATGCCGGGGTCAGCACTGCTATTCTGGTTTTTACCAAAGTCTATGATAAAGAGGATAAAGTCACCGAGCCCGCCACCCAGAATGTCTGGTTTTATGAAATGGAATCAGACGGCTATTCTCTGGATGACAAGCGAAACAAGCTTGATACGTCCGGTGATCTTCAGGATATAGTGGCCAAATTCAACACCCGGGACCCCGAAACGGACACGGACCGCAAAAACCCCAAAGGCTTTTTTGTCCCCTACCAGGAGATTAAAGATGAGAAGTATGATCTGTCCCCCAGCCGGTACAAGGAGATGGTGTTTGAAGAAATCGAATATGAAAAACCGTCCACGATCCTGGACCGGCTGATTGCCAATGAGGTGGGAGATATGGATGAAATTGATTTGATGAAAGTCGAGAGTGGGATTGTGCGAGAGTTGCTGGCGTTGAAGGGGATGGTGGGATGA
- a CDS encoding helix-turn-helix domain-containing protein, whose product MIRRKTTPEELALVLEEGEGYTLEFKQNVNADLAKELVAFANASGGRVFIGVDDDNQVVGCKFSNVLFSKIETMAAACDPPVAIFIEKLPEQKIVVIHVPEGANRPHRCAKGFYLRNGASSHKMSTADITAFIQSEGKVRFDQQLRMDLDWKEVVDQSRLEHFLSLSGITQRGDTENLLFNLGAGDEKEGRFYLNQTGTLFFAKDPAARQPYVNVVCALFKGTTKAYILDRKELTGNILENVEDALLFLKKHLQLRWEITNDSPRRREILELPEVALREAVVNAVCHRDYFEQGAQVMVEVFDDRVEIHNPGGLPRGLPERDFGKRSVCRNPNIAALLLRCDYIEKMGTGIERIYEALKNENCPPVKIEYDTLFSLVFSRPSYITPRDAEKPREKTRVKPREKTRKKTREIILELIRETPDITTARLAEETGLTPKGIEWQIAQLKKNGLLERIGPDKGGHWKIKES is encoded by the coding sequence ATGATCCGCAGGAAAACAACGCCTGAAGAATTGGCCCTGGTGCTTGAAGAAGGGGAAGGCTACACCCTGGAGTTCAAGCAGAATGTAAACGCGGATTTGGCAAAGGAACTTGTGGCCTTTGCCAATGCTTCGGGCGGCCGGGTTTTTATCGGCGTAGATGACGATAACCAGGTTGTGGGCTGCAAATTTTCAAATGTCCTTTTTTCCAAAATCGAAACCATGGCAGCGGCTTGCGATCCCCCGGTGGCCATCTTCATTGAAAAACTGCCGGAACAAAAAATCGTTGTCATCCATGTACCCGAAGGGGCCAACCGCCCCCACCGATGCGCCAAAGGTTTTTATTTGAGAAACGGTGCCAGCTCTCATAAGATGAGTACCGCCGATATCACCGCTTTTATCCAGTCCGAAGGAAAGGTGCGATTTGATCAGCAGCTTAGGATGGATCTGGATTGGAAAGAGGTGGTTGATCAATCCCGACTGGAACACTTTCTATCTCTCTCCGGCATTACCCAGAGAGGCGACACGGAAAATCTGCTCTTCAATCTCGGGGCCGGTGACGAAAAAGAGGGCCGGTTCTACTTGAACCAGACCGGTACGCTCTTTTTTGCTAAAGATCCGGCAGCAAGACAGCCCTATGTCAATGTGGTCTGCGCCCTTTTTAAAGGCACGACCAAAGCCTATATCCTTGATCGCAAGGAGCTGACCGGCAATATCCTTGAAAATGTTGAAGATGCCCTGCTGTTTTTAAAAAAGCATCTCCAGCTTCGATGGGAGATCACCAACGACAGCCCCCGTCGCCGGGAGATCCTGGAACTGCCGGAAGTGGCCCTGCGTGAAGCCGTGGTCAATGCCGTCTGCCACCGGGATTATTTTGAACAGGGTGCCCAGGTCATGGTGGAAGTTTTTGATGACCGGGTGGAAATTCATAACCCCGGCGGTCTGCCAAGGGGCTTACCGGAAAGGGATTTTGGTAAACGAAGTGTCTGCCGCAACCCCAATATCGCAGCCCTGCTGTTACGGTGCGACTATATTGAAAAGATGGGCACCGGCATTGAGCGCATTTATGAAGCCCTTAAAAACGAAAACTGCCCCCCGGTAAAAATCGAATACGATACGTTGTTTTCCCTTGTATTTTCAAGGCCAAGTTATATAACCCCACGGGATGCGGAAAAACCTAGGGAGAAAACTAGGGTGAAACCCCGGGAGAAAACTAGGAAGAAAACCCGGGAGATTATCCTTGAGTTAATCCGTGAAACGCCGGATATCACCACGGCCCGGCTGGCCGAGGAGACGGGACTGACACCTAAAGGCATCGAATGGCAGATTGCACAGCTCAAAAAAAATGGCCTTCTTGAGCGCATCGGCCCGGATAAAGGCGGGCACTGGAAAATAAAAGAGAGTTAA
- the ispG gene encoding flavodoxin-dependent (E)-4-hydroxy-3-methylbut-2-enyl-diphosphate synthase, giving the protein MPLLKERRKTRQIKVGSQPVGSDAQVSVQSMTNTQTQDVQATVNQILSLEKAGCDIVRAAVPDMEAAKALKEIKENIHIPLIADIHFDWRLAIASAESGVDGLRINPGNIGSADKIKAVVDCAKAHKLPIRIGVNGGSLEKEIEKQFGVTAKGMVESALANIRILEDLGFYDIKVSLKASDVERTVEAYRQLAPLTDVPFHVGVTEAGGLYAGITKSAIGIGMLLSEGIGDTIRVSLTRDPVEEIRTGFEILRALGLRQRGPELISCPTCGRCKINLFKIAEQVEKALLERTARIKVAIMGCVVNGPGEAKEADIGIAGGDGKGILFKKGKVVRKIDQACLVDELIKEIDAMTLNAEEINGKES; this is encoded by the coding sequence ATGCCGCTGCTCAAAGAACGCCGGAAAACCCGGCAGATAAAGGTGGGGTCACAGCCTGTGGGGTCTGATGCACAGGTTTCGGTTCAGTCCATGACCAACACCCAGACCCAGGATGTGCAAGCCACTGTAAATCAGATATTGTCCCTGGAAAAGGCCGGGTGCGACATTGTCCGGGCAGCCGTGCCGGATATGGAGGCGGCCAAGGCATTAAAAGAAATCAAAGAGAATATTCATATTCCTTTGATTGCCGACATCCATTTTGACTGGCGCCTGGCCATCGCTTCGGCCGAATCCGGCGTAGATGGGCTGCGGATCAATCCGGGCAACATCGGCTCGGCTGATAAAATAAAAGCTGTGGTGGATTGTGCCAAAGCCCATAAGCTTCCCATTCGTATCGGAGTAAACGGCGGGTCTTTGGAGAAAGAGATCGAAAAACAGTTCGGTGTAACGGCCAAGGGAATGGTGGAAAGCGCCCTTGCCAATATCCGGATTTTAGAAGATTTGGGGTTTTATGATATTAAGGTTTCTTTGAAGGCATCGGATGTGGAACGTACCGTGGAGGCCTACCGGCAGCTTGCGCCATTGACTGATGTGCCCTTTCATGTGGGAGTGACCGAGGCGGGCGGCCTTTATGCCGGTATCACCAAATCTGCCATCGGCATCGGCATGCTGCTGTCCGAAGGCATCGGGGACACCATCCGGGTTTCCCTGACCCGGGACCCGGTGGAAGAGATCCGTACCGGATTTGAAATTTTGCGGGCATTGGGCCTGCGCCAAAGGGGTCCGGAGCTTATTTCTTGTCCCACCTGCGGACGGTGTAAAATAAATTTGTTTAAAATTGCCGAACAGGTAGAAAAAGCTTTACTTGAGCGCACAGCACGGATTAAAGTTGCGATTATGGGATGTGTGGTCAATGGTCCGGGCGAAGCCAAAGAAGCGGACATCGGTATTGCCGGCGGTGACGGTAAGGGAATTTTGTTTAAAAAGGGTAAAGTTGTCCGTAAAATTGACCAAGCATGTCTTGTGGATGAATTGATAAAAGAGATTGACGCAATGACTCTAAATGCGGAGGAAATAAATGGGAAAGAAAGTTAA
- a CDS encoding restriction system-associated AAA family ATPase, which yields MILLRLKINEPFRCLQQGFELYFQTEWDRSESRGGFAPYVLAGPNGSGKSNVLEALAAIFYHLACQYLTIRPEGFDYDEEENPQGFRDEKSVPDAFELEYMTFPPVSPEYGDHKVLVHIKIVKVPGSSARVYLLDHPAVDADKPLSRTEAAQMLPEYVLAYSSGENEILSLPFFKMRFINYDTYLYHLTRQSDYPGIEGGMAFLDTQMSQAVLICNFLFQDEEALAPFKRDVGVEGLKQFRIIIRQHHRVTSDDEEAIEYFKGSISDFRSDFMVELTTGLKKESHFKDGSIRKIGIIDRLTHCATCSFYDNETDSLVLDYWVTPETKKAFQNHFFGIIDLFQSFQTLIFLNLYSVSDRLKQDLYRSQSLYVNETVPVPALNERIIRFEDLVLFKQGVTDPVYAKSLSDGEHQFLHTLGLCLLFKDKNALFLLDEPETHFNPDWRSKLISRIRDCFASSYRKTIREMLITTHTPFLISDSEPEKVMIFKKENQIVTVKRPDYNTLGASINKITMKTFDKKETIGGYAQEILNTLKERFKAGEDKETLLEEVNQRLGDSIEKVLFTKTLLDSMEKDKE from the coding sequence ATGATCCTTTTGCGGTTGAAAATAAACGAGCCGTTTCGGTGTCTACAGCAGGGATTTGAGCTCTATTTTCAAACCGAATGGGATCGAAGCGAAAGCCGGGGAGGGTTTGCGCCTTATGTTCTGGCCGGGCCAAACGGCAGCGGGAAATCCAACGTACTCGAAGCCCTGGCCGCCATTTTTTACCATTTGGCGTGCCAGTACCTGACCATCCGCCCGGAGGGCTTTGATTATGACGAAGAGGAAAACCCGCAAGGATTCCGGGACGAGAAATCCGTGCCCGATGCCTTCGAGCTGGAATACATGACCTTCCCGCCGGTGAGTCCGGAATACGGAGATCACAAAGTTCTGGTCCATATTAAGATCGTCAAGGTTCCAGGCAGCAGCGCCAGGGTGTACCTGCTCGATCATCCGGCTGTGGATGCGGACAAGCCCCTGTCCAGAACCGAGGCCGCCCAAATGCTGCCTGAATATGTTCTGGCCTATTCATCCGGGGAAAATGAGATTTTAAGCCTCCCGTTTTTTAAGATGCGGTTCATCAATTATGATACGTACCTTTATCATCTTACCCGGCAGTCGGATTATCCCGGCATTGAAGGCGGTATGGCCTTTCTGGATACCCAGATGAGCCAGGCCGTCTTGATCTGCAATTTTTTATTTCAGGATGAAGAGGCCCTGGCCCCATTCAAGCGGGATGTGGGTGTGGAAGGCTTGAAGCAATTTCGGATTATTATCCGGCAGCATCATCGTGTTACCTCTGACGATGAAGAGGCTATAGAATATTTTAAGGGATCAATATCTGATTTTCGGTCCGATTTTATGGTCGAATTAACAACCGGGTTAAAGAAAGAATCTCATTTCAAAGACGGATCAATTCGGAAAATCGGCATCATTGACCGGTTGACCCACTGCGCAACCTGTTCATTTTACGATAATGAAACCGATTCCCTGGTTCTGGATTATTGGGTGACGCCGGAAACTAAAAAGGCGTTTCAAAACCATTTTTTCGGCATAATTGATTTGTTCCAAAGTTTCCAGACCCTGATTTTTTTGAACCTGTATTCGGTCAGTGATAGGCTGAAACAAGATCTGTACAGATCCCAAAGCCTTTATGTGAATGAAACCGTGCCGGTACCGGCTTTAAATGAACGGATAATCCGGTTTGAAGATCTGGTCCTGTTCAAACAAGGGGTGACTGATCCTGTTTATGCCAAATCTCTCTCCGACGGGGAACACCAATTTCTGCACACCCTGGGGCTTTGCCTGCTGTTCAAAGATAAAAATGCGCTGTTTCTGCTGGACGAGCCGGAAACCCATTTCAATCCGGACTGGCGGTCAAAGTTGATTTCACGAATCAGGGACTGCTTTGCCTCTTCCTATCGAAAGACCATCCGGGAGATGCTGATCACCACCCACACCCCGTTTCTGATATCAGACAGTGAGCCTGAGAAAGTGATGATTTTTAAAAAAGAGAATCAGATCGTTACTGTTAAACGGCCTGATTACAATACACTTGGCGCTTCCATCAACAAGATCACCATGAAAACTTTTGATAAAAAAGAGACCATCGGCGGCTATGCCCAGGAAATTTTGAATACACTGAAAGAACGATTTAAAGCCGGAGAAGACAAAGAAACGCTTCTTGAAGAGGTCAATCAACGGCTCGGGGATTCAATCGAGAAGGTTCTTTTTACCAAAACCCTGCTCGACAGTATGGAAAAGGATAAAGAGTGA